One part of the Bacillus sp. FJAT-27916 genome encodes these proteins:
- a CDS encoding basic amino acid ABC transporter substrate-binding protein, producing MKKRFIMASVLASAMLVLAACGTSEEKTSGSGKGDDGDKTYRVVTDANYSPFEFQEGGKIVGFDVDVVKAVAKEAGIKVEIENVGWDPLFVEVKNKTADFGMSAISINDERKATYDFSVPYFLSTNKILVPEGSDIKSADDLKGKKVAVQTGTTGHLAVEKIVGKKNEDIRKFETTVLAIMEMKQNGAAAVVADNGVVEEYAKNNPKDKFVVVADEDAFENEYYGLMFPKDSELKDKVNDALKTIIDNGTYTEIYKEWFGIEPDVETLKEQQ from the coding sequence ATGAAAAAGAGATTTATTATGGCATCGGTACTGGCCAGTGCTATGCTCGTCCTTGCCGCTTGCGGCACCAGTGAGGAAAAAACCTCTGGAAGCGGTAAAGGAGACGACGGAGATAAGACTTACAGGGTCGTAACAGATGCCAATTATTCGCCTTTTGAATTTCAAGAGGGCGGTAAGATTGTCGGCTTTGATGTGGATGTAGTTAAGGCAGTTGCCAAAGAAGCTGGAATCAAGGTGGAAATTGAAAATGTCGGCTGGGATCCCCTGTTCGTAGAAGTTAAGAATAAAACAGCAGATTTCGGCATGTCAGCAATCTCAATTAACGATGAACGAAAAGCAACCTATGACTTCTCTGTTCCCTACTTCCTGTCAACAAATAAGATTCTTGTGCCTGAAGGAAGCGATATCAAGTCAGCAGATGACTTGAAAGGGAAGAAGGTTGCTGTACAAACGGGTACAACGGGACATTTGGCAGTAGAGAAGATTGTTGGAAAGAAAAATGAAGACATCCGAAAATTTGAAACGACGGTATTGGCCATTATGGAAATGAAGCAAAATGGTGCCGCTGCAGTTGTCGCGGATAACGGGGTTGTTGAGGAGTATGCGAAGAATAATCCTAAGGATAAATTTGTGGTAGTAGCGGATGAGGACGCATTTGAGAATGAATACTACGGCTTGATGTTTCCAAAAGACAGCGAGCTGAAGGACAAGGTTAATGATGCATTAAAGACCATCATTGATAATGGGACCTATACGGAGATCTACAAGGAATGGTTCGGAATTGAGCCGGATGTTGAGACGTTAAAAGAGCAGCAGTAA
- a CDS encoding AI-2E family transporter, whose translation MWVNKPFFKYASGLILILIIIFLFGKIDYFIWPFQKFIITLFFPILIAGLLYYILRPVVQLLSCYMPIAISILLIYLLIGGLGYLALKTTGPKIISQVSHLMDVVPERAESIAETSKSIIEDRSPDFLSVDKIKDYAGDYLEAFPQKISTNAITIFSTITSVLTVIVIVPFIVFYFLKDGHKLKPYLLRHIPQSVHAEGARILAEVDKTLSTYIVGQFIIAVADGAMMYIGYLIIGLENALVFAIFATLLTVIPFLGPFIGIIPALISSFLISPFMAIKVLILMVIVQQIEGHLITPQVMGKRLDIHPLTVIFLLLVAGSLYGFVGILIAIPTYSVLKVIINNFIRFFKLRSNTFEQ comes from the coding sequence ATGTGGGTGAACAAGCCTTTTTTTAAATATGCGAGTGGTTTAATACTTATTCTTATCATCATTTTTTTATTCGGAAAAATTGATTACTTCATATGGCCTTTTCAGAAATTCATTATCACGCTATTCTTTCCCATTTTAATAGCGGGACTGCTTTATTACATCCTTAGGCCAGTCGTCCAATTGCTTAGCTGCTACATGCCGATAGCCATCAGCATCCTCTTAATCTATCTGCTAATTGGGGGACTAGGCTATCTCGCTCTAAAAACAACTGGACCCAAGATTATTTCACAAGTATCTCACCTTATGGATGTCGTACCAGAACGAGCCGAATCGATTGCTGAAACATCCAAAAGTATTATAGAAGACCGCTCACCTGATTTCCTGTCAGTGGACAAAATCAAGGATTATGCAGGAGACTATTTGGAGGCATTTCCACAAAAGATTTCTACGAATGCGATTACGATTTTTTCAACCATTACGAGTGTGTTAACCGTTATTGTCATCGTTCCATTTATCGTCTTTTACTTCCTGAAGGATGGGCATAAATTGAAGCCGTATCTCCTTCGCCATATTCCCCAGTCAGTCCACGCAGAAGGTGCAAGAATTCTGGCAGAAGTAGACAAGACATTATCGACCTATATCGTTGGTCAATTTATCATTGCTGTCGCCGATGGAGCGATGATGTATATCGGATACTTAATCATCGGCTTAGAAAATGCACTCGTCTTCGCGATCTTTGCCACACTGCTGACAGTCATCCCGTTTCTTGGGCCGTTCATAGGTATCATACCTGCCTTGATCAGCAGCTTCCTAATCAGTCCATTTATGGCTATTAAGGTGTTGATTCTTATGGTCATTGTTCAACAAATTGAGGGACACTTAATCACTCCGCAGGTAATGGGGAAACGACTCGACATCCATCCGTTAACCGTCATTTTTCTCTTACTTGTTGCTGGTTCTCTCTATGGGTTTGTCGGCATCTTAATTGCCATTCCGACTTATTCTGTATTAAAGGTCATCATTAATAACTTCATTCGCTTCTTTAAGCTTCGCAGCAATACATTCGAACAATAA
- a CDS encoding dynamin family protein, producing MSNENMLIEKSYYKTFIDKDSTVNPVLVISEYVLQEQDQDIPELSNLRFAQGELYYLYKDYETAIFKWEQVTNELEPWAKKNMADAYFAVELYSTAEEMYKSIQSDSIILNTEVGLQLFTLYIKTQKLSSADQTIKKVVRLNPDDDQVTSLARNFFEEQMDWGSAVELAINEAMRTESIDWYNILQSYIEDGVTKNLDPAYFYPALHKLYDINDKRFEGLAAALWHSYEGEASYMTWIQGFNDLLQDLEISEKSSYPALSALFKDAYFDLINGERSVKSLKAVVPSLLRNWVRLTDRNQALLASSSVLAWNDHFPSTLSGEDVGIAEHILSGLTYDRDGLEDGIRLFETIDKWAMENDLAVSERHKWIMDEMLDLNVQRLMIAGTSGNGKSALIHSILGEDSFDLPTAAAVMYKYGEEENVSEVTDSSIIHLNDDEVEERITSREWMGGPPRIIDYRLPSAFLKDNGIAIIDTPGFSIANSKTQEVRRYLHMADSLLFVLDVNDPFSHRERDIVLMIQEQAPDLPIHFLLNKMDLVHNDQEAIRIVDEAWKKINPYLPNAKIFAHSAHYKGASQLRDFTEFLQANLVQPYKESQRTMRLLHYVRETISSLLDQRLEREEELVDSIHKNEDLLSKLKAALNQLDDLEKEKAVLLRQSFKKRKEEIRNDVVGAIPKILQASKDLLAEDSDYRKIHIELNEKMNVRVQEYLETTILPKYFYSMQEWIREADAEFKESQSFLTEMADGFNAIYQDERVNMDCDFRVLDDWRRDSNRMTSGVQMDSVNILLRHTPQQLLLKSAGVLFGSIANKNLMYNKYTSLIETQDYTEVAEVIADKFLLQFEMFEKSITRDVAMFFSNPKEMMNTLIADTNSLIEKYNRQLEKMRAKPEMYRDPLKLFELRLRQYEWMVFADREYQTVS from the coding sequence ATGAGTAATGAGAATATGTTAATTGAGAAATCTTATTATAAGACCTTTATAGATAAAGACAGTACAGTAAATCCAGTACTTGTCATAAGTGAATATGTCCTGCAGGAACAGGACCAGGATATTCCGGAGCTATCCAATCTCCGCTTTGCTCAAGGGGAGTTGTATTACCTTTACAAAGACTACGAAACGGCGATATTTAAATGGGAACAGGTGACAAATGAGCTCGAACCATGGGCAAAGAAAAATATGGCAGATGCCTATTTCGCCGTAGAGCTATATTCCACAGCGGAAGAGATGTATAAATCTATCCAATCGGATTCAATCATATTAAATACCGAGGTGGGTTTACAATTATTTACCCTTTACATAAAAACACAAAAGCTAAGCTCGGCCGATCAAACCATTAAGAAGGTTGTTCGATTGAATCCTGATGATGACCAAGTGACTTCTTTAGCCCGGAATTTCTTTGAAGAGCAAATGGATTGGGGCAGCGCAGTTGAGCTGGCTATCAATGAAGCAATGAGAACAGAATCTATTGATTGGTACAATATCCTTCAATCTTATATTGAAGATGGAGTAACAAAGAATCTGGATCCGGCTTACTTCTATCCGGCGCTGCATAAGCTTTATGACATCAATGATAAGCGTTTTGAAGGCCTCGCTGCTGCCCTATGGCACAGCTATGAAGGTGAAGCTTCTTATATGACGTGGATTCAAGGCTTCAATGACCTGCTGCAGGATCTTGAAATCTCTGAGAAGAGCTCCTACCCAGCTCTATCTGCCTTGTTCAAGGATGCTTATTTTGACCTAATTAATGGAGAGAGATCGGTTAAGTCATTAAAAGCTGTTGTTCCAAGTCTTCTTCGGAATTGGGTGCGCCTGACAGACAGGAATCAAGCCTTGCTGGCTTCTTCAAGCGTTCTTGCTTGGAATGATCACTTCCCGTCTACATTAAGTGGTGAAGATGTCGGAATAGCAGAGCATATCCTCTCAGGACTCACCTATGACCGAGATGGACTGGAGGATGGCATCCGCCTCTTTGAAACCATTGACAAATGGGCAATGGAGAATGATTTAGCTGTCAGTGAAAGACATAAATGGATCATGGATGAGATGCTCGACTTAAATGTGCAGCGTTTGATGATTGCCGGGACTAGCGGCAATGGAAAATCTGCTTTGATTCACTCCATTCTTGGAGAGGATTCATTTGACCTGCCGACTGCGGCAGCTGTGATGTATAAGTATGGTGAAGAGGAGAATGTAAGCGAGGTTACCGATTCATCCATCATTCATCTGAATGATGATGAAGTTGAAGAACGTATTACATCACGCGAATGGATGGGCGGTCCTCCGCGCATCATTGATTACAGACTGCCAAGCGCCTTCTTAAAGGATAACGGCATTGCGATTATTGACACACCAGGGTTCAGTATTGCCAATAGTAAGACTCAGGAGGTGCGCCGCTACTTGCATATGGCAGACAGTCTTCTCTTTGTTCTTGATGTGAATGATCCTTTCAGTCATAGGGAAAGAGATATTGTCCTCATGATTCAGGAGCAGGCGCCAGATTTGCCAATTCACTTCTTGCTGAATAAGATGGACCTTGTCCATAACGACCAAGAAGCTATTCGCATTGTGGATGAGGCTTGGAAGAAAATTAATCCATACTTGCCGAATGCGAAGATTTTTGCTCATTCCGCTCACTATAAGGGTGCAAGCCAGTTGAGGGATTTCACGGAATTCCTTCAGGCCAATCTTGTTCAGCCATACAAGGAAAGCCAGCGTACGATGAGGCTTCTTCATTATGTTCGTGAGACAATCTCCTCCTTGCTTGACCAAAGACTTGAGCGAGAAGAGGAATTGGTTGATTCCATACACAAGAATGAGGATCTCTTGTCTAAGCTGAAAGCAGCCTTGAATCAATTGGATGACTTAGAGAAAGAAAAGGCAGTGCTGCTTCGTCAATCGTTCAAGAAACGTAAGGAAGAAATCCGAAATGATGTGGTCGGTGCCATTCCAAAAATTCTTCAAGCGAGCAAGGACTTGCTAGCTGAAGATAGTGATTACCGGAAGATTCACATCGAACTGAATGAAAAGATGAATGTACGCGTGCAGGAGTATCTTGAAACGACCATCCTTCCAAAATACTTCTATTCCATGCAGGAATGGATTCGGGAAGCGGATGCTGAATTCAAGGAAAGTCAAAGCTTCCTGACTGAAATGGCAGATGGATTTAATGCCATCTATCAGGATGAACGCGTCAATATGGACTGTGATTTCCGTGTGCTGGATGACTGGCGCCGAGACTCAAACCGAATGACAAGCGGTGTTCAAATGGATTCTGTCAATATCCTGCTTCGCCACACACCTCAGCAATTATTGCTGAAGAGTGCGGGAGTGCTATTCGGTTCAATTGCGAACAAGAATTTGATGTACAATAAATACACAAGCTTAATTGAAACACAGGATTATACAGAAGTGGCAGAGGTCATTGCAGATAAATTCCTGCTTCAATTCGAGATGTTCGAGAAATCAATTACAAGAGATGTAGCTATGTTCTTCAGCAATCCGAAGGAAATGATGAATACATTGATTGCTGATACGAATAGCTTGATAGAGAAATATAATCGCCAGCTGGAGAAAATGCGTGCGAAACCAGAAATGTACCGAGATCCATTGAAACTATTCGAATTGCGCTTGCGCCAATATGAATGGATGGTCTTCGCCGATAGGGAATACCAGACGGTTTCTTAA
- the nadE gene encoding ammonia-dependent NAD(+) synthetase has protein sequence MSLQAQIIEALNVKPTINPKEEIEKRVQFLKDYLMKTGAKGFVLGISGGQDSTLAGRLAQMAVESLREEGTEATFVAVRLPYGVQHDEDDAQAAIQFIKPDEALTFNVKPAVDAVAAQYEEAASEPLTDFNKGNAKARLRMIAQYAVGGQRGLLVIGTDHAAEAVTGFFTKYGDGGADLLPLTGLSKRQGKELLKELGAEERLYLKVPTADLLDHKPQQADETELGISYDTIDDYLEGKQVSLEAARKIENQYLKTEHKRQLPTSMFDNWWK, from the coding sequence ATGAGTTTACAAGCACAAATAATTGAAGCGTTAAACGTGAAGCCAACCATCAATCCTAAAGAAGAAATTGAAAAAAGAGTGCAATTCCTGAAGGATTATTTAATGAAAACAGGTGCAAAAGGGTTCGTTCTCGGTATAAGCGGAGGGCAGGACTCCACGCTTGCGGGGCGCTTAGCTCAAATGGCCGTTGAATCCTTGCGTGAAGAAGGAACTGAAGCGACATTTGTTGCGGTACGGCTCCCTTATGGCGTTCAGCATGATGAGGATGATGCGCAAGCCGCCATACAATTCATAAAGCCAGATGAAGCATTGACTTTTAATGTCAAGCCAGCCGTTGATGCTGTAGCAGCCCAATATGAGGAGGCAGCATCAGAGCCTCTTACTGATTTCAATAAAGGGAATGCGAAGGCAAGACTTCGCATGATTGCACAATATGCTGTCGGCGGCCAGCGAGGATTGCTTGTCATTGGAACAGACCATGCAGCAGAAGCGGTAACCGGCTTCTTCACGAAATACGGAGACGGCGGTGCCGATTTGCTCCCATTAACCGGTCTATCAAAGAGACAGGGCAAGGAGCTGTTAAAGGAGCTTGGGGCTGAGGAGCGACTTTATCTTAAGGTACCAACGGCCGATTTGCTTGATCATAAGCCTCAGCAGGCAGATGAAACAGAGCTTGGAATCTCCTATGATACGATTGATGATTATTTGGAGGGAAAACAAGTCAGTTTAGAGGCTGCGAGAAAGATTGAAAATCAATATTTAAAAACGGAGCATAAGCGTCAATTACCAACATCCATGTTCGATAATTGGTGGAAATAA
- a CDS encoding DoxX family membrane protein has protein sequence MMEWLRTNKYASGLLLIIRLYLGYEWFIHGLEKIRGGAFDASGFLTNIIANPVKGPDGTALYPMYNSFIENFALPNVGIINILIPWGEFFVGLGLLLGVLTIAAVFSGLLMNFLFVFGGTVSTNPAMIVLGFIILAAGANAGKLGGDYYVLPWIRRTLFKKNDNPHFPVKDQPAH, from the coding sequence ATGATGGAATGGTTAAGAACAAATAAATATGCATCCGGACTTTTGCTTATCATCCGGTTATATCTTGGATACGAATGGTTTATACATGGATTAGAGAAAATCAGAGGCGGTGCTTTCGATGCTTCAGGCTTCCTCACTAATATCATTGCTAATCCGGTCAAAGGCCCGGACGGTACAGCTCTTTATCCAATGTATAATTCTTTCATTGAAAATTTTGCCCTTCCTAATGTAGGCATCATCAATATCTTAATTCCTTGGGGCGAATTCTTTGTCGGGCTTGGACTACTTTTGGGAGTACTAACAATAGCCGCCGTATTCTCCGGACTCTTGATGAACTTCCTGTTTGTCTTTGGCGGTACAGTTTCTACAAACCCAGCAATGATTGTTCTTGGTTTTATCATCCTCGCTGCAGGGGCCAATGCCGGTAAACTTGGCGGAGACTATTATGTCCTCCCTTGGATTAGAAGAACACTATTTAAGAAAAATGATAACCCACATTTCCCAGTAAAAGATCAGCCCGCTCATTAA
- a CDS encoding ZIP family metal transporter, with amino-acid sequence MLEWFTSLPVMFQAFLATLFTWGMTALGAALVFTTKNVNMKFLDSMLGFAGGVMIAASFWSLLSPALEMAEGGPLPSWFPAAVGFLCGGLFLMILDKVLPHLHPDKPLGQAEGIHPENKKRSTLLVLAITLHNIPEGLAVGVAFGAVAADLPTASLTGAIALAIGIGIQNFPEGLAVSMPLRRDGMSRKKSFLYGQFSGMVEPVAAVIGAVAVLFIQPLLPYALSFAAGAMIFVVAEEVIPGSQENGNTDLASLFLMIGFTVMMILDVALG; translated from the coding sequence ATGCTGGAATGGTTCACAAGTCTTCCCGTCATGTTCCAGGCTTTCTTAGCAACTTTATTCACTTGGGGCATGACGGCTCTTGGGGCGGCTCTTGTCTTTACAACCAAAAATGTTAATATGAAGTTTCTTGACAGCATGCTCGGCTTTGCCGGAGGGGTCATGATTGCAGCCAGTTTCTGGTCCCTGCTGTCTCCTGCTCTTGAAATGGCAGAAGGAGGTCCTCTCCCATCCTGGTTCCCTGCTGCGGTCGGTTTCCTTTGCGGCGGCCTCTTCCTAATGATATTGGATAAAGTCCTGCCTCATCTTCATCCGGATAAACCGCTCGGTCAAGCAGAGGGAATTCATCCAGAAAACAAGAAGCGAAGCACATTGCTCGTTCTAGCCATCACCTTGCATAATATTCCGGAAGGCCTTGCCGTTGGTGTTGCCTTTGGTGCTGTGGCTGCCGACTTGCCAACTGCATCCCTTACTGGAGCAATTGCACTAGCTATCGGGATAGGCATTCAAAACTTTCCGGAGGGTTTGGCGGTTTCCATGCCGCTTAGACGAGATGGAATGTCGCGAAAGAAAAGCTTCCTTTACGGACAATTTTCTGGGATGGTTGAACCGGTTGCCGCTGTCATTGGGGCTGTTGCGGTTCTGTTTATTCAGCCGCTTCTGCCTTATGCACTAAGCTTTGCTGCCGGTGCCATGATCTTCGTTGTAGCAGAAGAGGTAATTCCGGGCTCACAGGAAAACGGCAATACTGACCTTGCCTCCTTATTCCTGATGATAGGCTTTACCGTGATGATGATTTTGGATGTTGCCCTAGGTTAA
- a CDS encoding DUF302 domain-containing protein: MFHYTKEAAMSVEEAIGRLEDSLKEEKFGILWSVEMKEKLQEKGVEFDGNFVILEICNPQEAKKVLEEESLASYFLPCKIVVYEDDGQTKIGMPKPTALISMLENDRLKGVAEDIESRLVKCIDHACK; encoded by the coding sequence ATGTTTCATTATACAAAAGAGGCTGCTATGTCAGTTGAAGAGGCTATTGGCAGACTGGAGGACTCATTAAAAGAAGAGAAATTCGGAATCCTTTGGAGTGTGGAAATGAAAGAGAAGCTGCAGGAAAAAGGGGTGGAGTTTGATGGGAACTTTGTCATACTTGAAATTTGCAATCCCCAGGAAGCTAAGAAAGTGCTAGAGGAAGAGAGTCTTGCCAGTTATTTTCTTCCTTGCAAAATAGTCGTATATGAGGATGATGGTCAAACAAAAATCGGTATGCCTAAACCGACTGCCTTAATCAGTATGCTGGAAAATGACCGACTCAAAGGAGTTGCTGAGGACATCGAGTCACGTTTAGTCAAATGTATCGATCATGCCTGTAAGTAA
- a CDS encoding QueT transporter family protein, with product MKIRTLAVNGVLAALYIAVTMLIQPFGFTNVQFRISEMFNHLVVFNKKYFIGIVIGVFFSNLFFSSLGVYDLIFGVGQSVLALSLTILTARFVKNIWARMVVNTIVFTATMFLIAIELNIVLGFPFWITYLTTAVGEFVVMAVGMPIMYALNKRINFKNLI from the coding sequence ATGAAAATCAGAACACTTGCGGTGAACGGTGTGCTGGCTGCTCTTTATATTGCAGTCACTATGCTAATACAGCCATTTGGCTTCACCAATGTACAATTTCGAATCTCCGAGATGTTCAACCATCTCGTCGTATTCAACAAGAAATATTTTATCGGTATTGTTATCGGGGTCTTCTTCTCAAACCTCTTCTTCTCCTCTCTAGGTGTCTATGACCTTATTTTTGGAGTAGGACAATCTGTCTTGGCCTTATCCCTCACCATTCTGACTGCCCGCTTTGTGAAGAACATTTGGGCACGGATGGTTGTTAACACGATTGTCTTCACGGCGACGATGTTCTTGATTGCCATCGAGTTAAACATCGTACTTGGATTCCCATTCTGGATTACTTATTTAACGACTGCAGTGGGTGAATTCGTTGTCATGGCCGTTGGGATGCCAATCATGTACGCCTTGAACAAGCGTATCAACTTCAAGAATTTAATATAA
- a CDS encoding ferritin-like domain-containing protein has product MDEKLKELIDGLNEDLANEYAASIMYTNYAAMVSGLFRQTLKPFFEGEISDEQGHALYLSEKIATLGGTPTVTPAEVKQTTDVKVMLESAYQAEKDTIDRYETRKKQAEELGLTELVVKLEDLISDETGHMEELGRILSDSRFD; this is encoded by the coding sequence ATGGATGAGAAATTAAAAGAATTGATCGATGGATTAAATGAAGATTTAGCAAATGAGTATGCAGCATCAATTATGTATACAAATTATGCTGCAATGGTTTCCGGTTTATTTAGACAAACATTAAAGCCTTTCTTCGAAGGAGAAATCTCTGACGAACAAGGCCATGCTCTATACTTATCTGAAAAAATCGCCACACTTGGCGGAACACCTACTGTCACACCAGCTGAAGTTAAACAAACTACAGATGTAAAGGTTATGCTTGAATCAGCCTACCAAGCGGAAAAGGATACAATCGACCGTTATGAAACACGCAAAAAACAAGCGGAAGAACTAGGCTTAACTGAATTAGTCGTTAAGCTTGAAGATCTTATCTCTGATGAGACAGGCCATATGGAAGAGCTTGGCCGCATCCTTTCTGATTCAAGATTTGACTAA
- a CDS encoding DUF368 domain-containing protein, with protein sequence MEWKNIYRGLLMGISDLIPGVSGGTIAFILGIYDRFLLAISGIFSRDWRRHLGFLLPLALGMGFAILAFSRVIDYLLENHYEPTQFFFLGLIIGVFPFIAKQADVKSNFDVKHIGVLVLVGGILASMAFIQTNEEAVISSFTAGTYVRLFFSGWLASMAMLLPGISGSFVLLLIGAYSTIISALSDLNLPVIMAVGAGAALGFILSSKAIAYLLLQFPHMTFAIIMGLIAGSVFVVFPGLPNSPLALILCIITFVCGLLVTKFFTATEQKIPGK encoded by the coding sequence TTGGAATGGAAGAATATCTATCGAGGGCTCTTAATGGGCATAAGTGATTTAATCCCAGGAGTGAGCGGAGGAACCATCGCTTTCATCTTAGGGATTTACGACCGCTTTTTGTTAGCCATCAGCGGTATTTTCAGCAGGGATTGGAGGAGGCATTTGGGTTTTTTGCTTCCCTTGGCACTCGGAATGGGATTTGCCATCCTTGCCTTCAGCCGTGTTATTGATTACTTATTGGAGAACCATTATGAGCCGACACAGTTTTTCTTTTTAGGCCTAATTATTGGAGTGTTTCCGTTTATCGCGAAACAAGCAGATGTGAAGAGTAATTTTGATGTAAAGCATATAGGGGTATTGGTCCTTGTTGGAGGTATTCTTGCCTCTATGGCCTTTATCCAGACGAATGAAGAAGCCGTAATCAGCTCATTTACAGCTGGGACATATGTAAGATTGTTCTTCTCCGGCTGGCTTGCGAGTATGGCCATGCTCCTTCCAGGAATCAGCGGATCATTTGTTCTTCTATTGATTGGGGCTTATTCGACGATCATATCTGCTTTATCTGACCTGAATCTGCCAGTCATTATGGCGGTTGGCGCCGGGGCAGCCCTTGGGTTTATTCTCAGCAGCAAAGCAATTGCCTACTTGCTTCTTCAATTCCCTCATATGACATTTGCCATCATAATGGGATTGATTGCGGGTTCTGTATTTGTTGTATTCCCTGGACTTCCGAATAGCCCGTTGGCTTTGATTCTGTGCATCATCACATTTGTGTGCGGTTTATTGGTGACTAAATTCTTTACTGCTACAGAGCAGAAGATACCTGGCAAATAA
- a CDS encoding quinone oxidoreductase family protein: MKAVQFTEYGGPEVLKTIDIEKPKPGPSEVLIEIHAIGVNYADTARREGQYVVPTKLPFIPGAEIAGVVVEAGAEVTNVNIGSRVITLIESGGYAEYAVVDARNVLVMLKEEIDFKQAVSLPLQGLSAYHILKTMGCLSKDETVLVHAAAGGVGTLAVQLAKLFGARKVIATASTDEKLELAKSLGADVCINYTKEGWHQEVLDATEGRGVDVALEMAGGDVFKNTLKCLAPFGRVVIYGVASGEQAVMHPSSLMAKNQSVIGFFLPQIMRKRELFVRSVRELFEYLEEGKLQLIIGDTYPLEEAAKVHELMQSRKTSGKIILEVNHS; the protein is encoded by the coding sequence ATGAAAGCTGTACAATTTACGGAATATGGCGGACCGGAAGTATTAAAGACTATCGATATTGAAAAGCCAAAGCCAGGACCGTCAGAAGTATTGATTGAAATTCATGCTATTGGTGTTAACTATGCCGATACGGCTAGAAGGGAAGGGCAGTATGTCGTACCGACAAAGCTGCCATTTATCCCAGGGGCTGAAATTGCAGGAGTGGTTGTAGAGGCGGGAGCAGAAGTGACAAATGTCAATATCGGTTCACGCGTCATAACATTAATTGAGTCCGGGGGCTATGCTGAGTATGCTGTAGTTGATGCCAGGAACGTTCTTGTCATGCTGAAGGAAGAGATTGACTTCAAGCAGGCTGTCTCCTTGCCGCTGCAGGGACTCAGTGCCTATCATATTCTAAAAACGATGGGCTGTCTCTCAAAGGATGAGACCGTGTTAGTTCATGCTGCTGCAGGCGGAGTCGGAACGCTTGCCGTTCAGCTCGCGAAGCTATTTGGCGCTAGAAAGGTGATTGCGACAGCAAGTACCGATGAAAAGCTTGAGCTCGCGAAATCCCTCGGTGCGGATGTGTGCATCAATTATACGAAGGAAGGCTGGCATCAAGAGGTGCTTGATGCCACAGAAGGCAGAGGTGTGGATGTTGCCTTGGAGATGGCTGGGGGAGATGTGTTTAAGAATACGCTGAAATGCTTGGCTCCATTTGGACGAGTCGTCATTTATGGAGTGGCAAGCGGAGAACAGGCCGTCATGCATCCGTCCTCCTTAATGGCGAAAAATCAATCCGTTATTGGCTTCTTCCTTCCGCAGATTATGAGGAAAAGAGAATTATTCGTAAGAAGTGTACGTGAGCTGTTTGAATATTTGGAGGAAGGCAAGCTTCAATTAATCATCGGGGACACGTATCCGCTAGAGGAGGCTGCAAAGGTTCATGAATTAATGCAATCAAGAAAAACCTCCGGAAAAATCATCCTTGAAGTGAATCATTCATAA